The following proteins are co-located in the Nerophis ophidion isolate RoL-2023_Sa linkage group LG04, RoL_Noph_v1.0, whole genome shotgun sequence genome:
- the wdr44 gene encoding WD repeat-containing protein 44, with product MASDTSDTEEFYDATEDVHFSPSPKVSPTKFQIPSPKLSQKSDEGCCEGAAADATQDDSLQIIDSIIEESQKQNGSAAVADLLEQLHVDVTLEAESKEERDSAQEVPVQPSVAAGEPQPRPAVEEQPECAASNGMCSLPAPDPSDIPGLSVGTQEGVQPPDITSTIGLIHTDGMLVVAEGEQEQRPADLLEQVAFTDRPTDSRDTSGPMKPRRQFTVEPDIVASTKKPPPSRPPPPTGGPPPRPPLPSSWQGLPSKKSLECVKPCGLEVSAVVSDPLEPSGLVSPSSTVRSLTRELQHSLDLASATSGDKVVTAQENEDEDMSGLSEGQVPDPQRPRSNSGRELTDEEILASVMIKNLDTGEEIPLIQAEEKLPAGINPLTLHIMRRTKEYITNDAAQSDDDEKSQAPLTDADGGKLKQRTSQFKKFLGKSVKKAKHFAEEYGEKAVNKVKSVRDEVFHTDQDDPSSSDDEGMPYTRPAKFKAAHSFKGPFDFDQIKVVQDLSGEHMGAVWTMKFSHCGRLLASAGQDNIVRIWVLKTAFDYFNNMRLKYNTEGRVSPSPSQESFCSSMSDTEACCAPEDPDTEDRNAPFRQVPFCKYKGHTADLLDLSWSKNFFLLSSSMDKTVRLWHISRRECLCCFQHIDFVTAITFHPRDDRYFLSGSLDGKLRLWNIPDKKVALWNEVDGQTRLITAANFCQNGKYAVIGTYDGRCIFYDTERLKYHTQIHVRSTRGRNKVGRKITGIEPLPGENKILVTSNDSRIRLYDLRDLSLSMKYKGYVNSSSQIKASFSHDYSFIVSGSEDKYVYIWSTYHDLSKFTSVRRDRNDFWEGIKAHNAVVTSAIFAPHPGLIVPQESGAEKPEAECKSLDSNESETIPSGALKTDHTEVLLSADFTGAIKVFINVKKY from the exons ATGGCGTCAGACACAAGTGACACGGAGGAGTTCTACGATGCTACGGAGGACGTACATTTCAGCCCATCTCCTAAAGT GTCTCCGACGAAGTTTCAGATTCCTTCACCTAAG CTCTCCCAGAAATCTGATGAAGGGTGCTGTGAAGGGGCAGCTGCTGATGCTACTCAAGATGATTCGCTGCAG ATCATTGACAGCATCATTGAGGAAAGTCAAAAGCAAAATGGCTCTGCTGCTGTTGCTGACCTGTTGGAGCAACTCCATGTTGACGTGACTTTGGAAGCAGAGTCAAAGGAAGAGCGTGATAGCGCTCAGGAAGTTCCTGTGCAGCCATCAGTGGCAGCTGGTGAACCTCAACCAAGGCCAGCAGTTGAGGAGCAACCGGAATGTGCAGCGTCTAACGGAATGTGTTCTCTACCTGCCCCTGACCCCTCGGACATTCCGGGACTTTCAGTTGGAACACAAGAAGGTGTTCAGCCCCCGGACATCACGAGCACAATAGGACTGATTCACACTGATGGGATGCTTGTGGTTGCAGAAGGGGAGCAGGAGCAAAGGCCTGCTGACCTTTTAGAGCAGGTTGCATTCACAGACAGGCCAACAGACTCTAGAGACACATCTGGACCTATGAAACCCCGGCGGCAGTTCACGGTAGAACCAGACATTGTAGCCAGCACCAAGAAGCCTCCGCCCTCAAGACCACCGCCTCCCACTGGAGGTCCTCCACCTAGACCGCCCCTACCATCCTCTTGGCAGGGTCTCCCTTCCAAGAAGTCTCTGGAGTGTGTCAAACCCTGTGGGCTTGAAG TGAGTGCTGTTGTCAGCGACCCTCTAGAACCGTCTGGTCTGGTGTCTCCAAGTAGCACTGTGAGGAGTCTGACCAGAGAGCTGCAGCACTCCTTGGATCTGGCCAGTGCCACCAGTGGTGACAAAGTGGTGACAGCTCAG GAGAATGAGGATGAAGACATGTCAGGTCTGAGTGAAGGACAAGTACCAGACCCTCAGCGACCCCGATCCAACTCTGGCAGAGAACTCACAGACGAA GAAATCCTGGCCAGTGTAATGATCAAGAACCTGGACACAGGAGAAGAGATCCCACTAATACAAGCAGAGGAGAAACTTCCTGCTGGGATCAACCCCCTCACTTTGCACATTATGAGGAGAACAAAGGAATACATCAC GAACGATGCAGCTCAGTCAGATGACGATGAGAAGTCGCAAGCTCCGCTGACAGACGCAGATGGCGGAAAGCTGAAACAGAGAAC AAGTCAGTTCAAGAAGTTCTTGGGCAAGTCGGTGAAAAAGGCCAAGCATTTTGCAGAGGAGTACGGAGAGAAGGCAGTAAACAAAGTTAAAAGTGTTCGTGATGAAG TATTCCACACTGATCAGGATGATCCATCGTCCAGTGACGATGAGGGGATGCCGTACACCAGACCTGCCAAGTTTAAGGCAGCACACAGCTTTAAGGGTCCTTTTGATTTTGATCAGATCAAGGTGGTGCAGGATTTGAGTGGCGAGCACATG GGGGCCGTGTGGACAATGAAGTTCTCACATTGTGGCAGACTTCTAGCATCAGCCGGCCAAGATAACATAGTTCGAATCTGGGTCTTAAAGACTGCCTTTGACTATTTCAATAACATGAGGTTGAAATACAACACTGAAG GCCGGGTGTCACCTTCTCCCTCTCAGGAAAGCTTTTGCTCCTCCATGTCTGATACTGAG GCGTGTTGCGCTCCAGAGGACCCCGACACGGAAGACAGAAATGCTCCTTTTCGCCAGGTGCCCTTCTGCAAGTACAAAGGGCACACAGCTGATCTATTAGATCTGTCCTGGTCAAAG AACTTCTTTTTGCTCTCGTCCTCCATGGATAAAACGGTCCGATTATGGCACATATCCAGACGAGAGTGTCTCTGCTGCTTTCAGCACATAGATTTTGTCACCGCCATCACGTTCCATCCCAGA GACGACAGATACTTTTTAAGCGGCTCTCTGGATGGAAAGCTGCGACTGTGGAATATTCCGGACAAAAAGGTGGCTCTGTGGAATGAGGTGGATGGTCAAACGCGCCTTATCACTGCTGCCAACTTCTGCCAAAATGGGAAGTATGCCGTCATCGGCACTTATGATGGACGATGCATCTTTTATGACACAGAG CGTTTGAAATATCACACCCAAATACACGTCAGATCCACCAGAGGCAGGAATAAAGTTGGGCGCAAAATCACCGGTATTGAACCGTTGCCTGGAGAGAATAAG ATTTTGGTGACCTCAAATGATTCCCGCATCCGACTTTACGACCTGAGGGACTTGTCTCTGTCCATGAAGTACAAGGGTTACGTCAACAGCAGCAGTCAGATTAAGGCCAGCTTCAG CCACGACTATTCTTTTATCGTCAGCGGCTCAGAGGATAAATACGTGTACATCTGGAGCACTTACCATGACCTGAGCAAATTCACATCTGTACGGCGGGACCGCAATGACTTCTGGGAAGGGATTAAAG cACACAACGCCGTGGTCACATCTGCCATTTTCGCGCCTCACCCAGGCCTCATTGTCCCACAAGAGAGTGGTGCGGAAAAACCAGAAGCGGAGTGCAAGAGCCTGGACTCTAATGAGTCTGAAACCATTCCCTCAG gtgCACTAAAGACCGATCACACGGAGGTTCTGCTGTCGGCAGACTTCACCGGTGCCATCAAAGTGTTTATCAATGTAAAGAAATACTGA